A part of Chroicocephalus ridibundus chromosome 5, bChrRid1.1, whole genome shotgun sequence genomic DNA contains:
- the LOC134515835 gene encoding interleukin-12 subunit beta-like produces the protein MLVLVGLMLCLAPADALTAFPPKFQVGKLNGNVVLKCNTSEQQVTWRQNGDTELMAEFDAQGQTLTISGLDLPATGNYSCWAGTVLLDATYLVVSRPREKRMNVSCQAESYRGSFHCSWTGPHSAVFRARLTRSDGSSGEWVPATGRHGQFNASFVDPSFCPFAEELHPLELHLEGLSDTSYLNFSIHFFIRDIVRPDPPRELTVQRRGEQLYLAWAPPASWPLPKSYFALLYRLQYELPNGTQVDKYMEGAEETQLQERAQRVRISCQDPYINTAWSPWSAWQDVDAAQQRQLRGR, from the exons atgctggtgctggtggggctgaTGCTGTGCCTCGCTCCTGCGGACGCCCTGACTGCCTTCCCCCCAAAGT TTCAGGTGGGGAAACTGAACGGGAACGTGGTGTTGAAATGCAACACCTCGGAGCAGCAAGTAACCTGGAGACAGAACGGGGACACGGAGCTCATGGCCGAGTTTGACGCTCAGGGACAGACTCTCACCATCTCTGGCTTGGACCTGCCAGCCACGGGCAACTacagctgctgggctggcacTGTCCTGCTGGATGCCACCTACCTGGTGGTCAGCAGACCCC GCGAGAAAAGGATGAACGTCTCCTGCCAGGCTGAATCCTACCGTGGCTCCTTCCACTGCTCCTGGACTGGCCCCCACTCCGCCGTTTTCCGCGCCCGCCTCACACGCAG CGACGGCTCCTCGGGGGAGTGGGTGCCAGCGACTGGCCGCCATGGCCAGTTCAACGCCAGCTTTGTGGACCCCTCCTTCTGCCCTTTCGCTGAGGAGCTGCACCCGCTGGAGCTGCACCTGGAGGGGCTCTCAGACACCTCCTACCTCAACTTCTCCATCCACTTCTTCATCCGTGACATTG TGCGGCCCGACCCGCCACGGGAGCTGACTGTGCAGCGGCGGGGGGAGCAGCTCTACTTGGCCTGGGCGCCCCCGGCCTCCTGGCCGCTCCCCAAATCCTACTTTGCCCTGCTCTACCGGCTGCAGTACGAGCTCCCCAACGGCACCCAG GTCGACAAGTACATGGAGGGCGCAGAGGAGACACAGTTGCAGGAACGTGCGCAGCGGGTGCGCATCAGCTGCCAGGACCCTTACATCAACACCGCCTGGAGCCCCTGGAGCGCCTGGCAGGATGTCGATGCTGCCCAGCAGCGCCAGCTCCGAGGGCGCTGA
- the LOC134515828 gene encoding alpha-internexin-like: MSAAEGWPRSRWGGGGGGGEAVLRARAEAAGYRRLLRARAAEVEALRGAVGALHRQLEGLRDRRSGELAKYQERVAELEREIGEAEAEMARCLREYPALLRLRMALEAEIAAYREMLEREELRLGCLAPP, translated from the exons ATGAGCGCGGCCGAGGGCTGGCCCCGGTCCcggtgggggggcggcggcggcggcggcgaggcggtGCTCCGTGCCCGTGCCGAGGCTGCCGGGTACCGGAGGCTGCTGCGCGCCCGCGCTGCCGAGGTGGAAGCGCTGCGCGGGGCCGTGGGCGCGTTGCACCGGCAACTGGAGGGGCTGCGGGACCGGCGCAGCGGGGAGCTCGCCAAGTACCAG GAGCGGGTGGCGGAGCTGGAGCGGGAGATCGGCGAGGCGGAGGCGGAGATGGCCCGGTGCCTGCGGGAGTACCCGGCGCTGCTGCGGCTGCGGATGGCGCTGGAGGCGGAGATCGCCGCCTACCG ggagatgctggagcGTGAAGAGCTGCGCTTGGGCTGCCTGGCCCCACCGTGA